One Prionailurus bengalensis isolate Pbe53 chromosome D3, Fcat_Pben_1.1_paternal_pri, whole genome shotgun sequence genomic region harbors:
- the ASPHD2 gene encoding LOW QUALITY PROTEIN: aspartate beta-hydroxylase domain-containing protein 2 (The sequence of the model RefSeq protein was modified relative to this genomic sequence to represent the inferred CDS: deleted 2 bases in 1 codon) yields MVWVPPGPPRTDCLTLLRTPTDNPPPKMSLEWLVAWSWSLDGLRDCIATGIQSVRDCDTTAVVTVACLLVLFVWYCYHVGREQPRPYVSVNSLMQGADANGLQNGYVYCQSPECVRCAHNEGLNQKLYHNLQEYAKRYSWSGMGRIHKGIREQGRYLNSRPSIQKPEVFFLPDLPTTPYFARDAQKHDVELLERNFQTILCEFETLYKAFSNCSLPQGWKMNSTPSGEWVTFYLVNQGVCVPRNCRKCPRTYRLLGSLRTCIGNNVFGNACISVLSPGTVITEHYGPTNIRIRCHLGLKTPSGCELVVGGEPQCWAEGRCLLFDDSFLHTAFHEGSAEDGPRVVFMVDLWHPNVAAAERQALDFIFAPGR; encoded by the exons ATGGTGTGGGTGCCCCCGGGACCCCCGAGGACTGACTGCCTGACCTTGCTTCGCACCCCCACCGACAACCCG CCCCCCAAGATGTCTCTCGAGTGGCTGGTGGCCTGGAGCTGGTCGCTGGACGGCCTGCGAGACTGCATCGCCACGGGCATCCAGTCGGTGCGGGACTGCGACACCACCGCCGTGGTCACCGTGGCCTGCCTGCTGGTCCTGTTCGTGTGGTACTGCTACCACGTGGGCCGGGAGCAGCCCCGGCCCTACGTGTCCGTCAACTCCCTGATGCAGGGTGCGGACGCCAACGGGCTGCAGAACGGGTACGTGTACTGCCAGTCGCCCGAGTGCGTGCGCTGCGCCCACAACGAGGGCCTCAACCAGAAGCTCTACCACAATCTGCAGGAGTATGCCAAGCGGTACTCGTGGTCCGGCATGGGCCGCATCCACAAGGGCATCCGCGAGCAGGGCCGCTACCTCAACAGCCGGCCCTCCATCCAGAAGCCCGAGGTCTTCTTCCTGCCCGACCTCCCCACCACGCCATACTTCGCCCGGGACGCGCAGAAGCACGACGTGGAGCTGCTGGAACGGAACTTCCAGACCATCCTGTGCGAGTTTGAGACGCTCTACAAGGCTTTCTCAAACTGCAGCCTCCCGCAAGGATGGAAAATGAACAGCACCCCCAGCGGGGAGTGGGTCACCTTTTACTTGGTCAATCAGGGGGTTTGCGTTCCCAGGAACTGCAGGAAGTGCCCACGGACGTACCGCTTGCTCGGAAGCCTTCGGACCTGTATTGGGAACAATGTTTTTGGGAACGCGTGCATCTCCGTGCTGAGCCCCGGGACTGTGATAACGGAGCATTACGGACCCACCAACATACGCATCCGATGCCATTTAG GTCTCAAAACTCCCAGTGGCTGCGagctggtggtggggggagagcccCAGTGTTGGGCGGAAGGACGCTGCCTCCTCTTTGATGATTCTTTCCTGCACACTGCATTCCACGAGG gttcGGCAGAGGATGGCCCGCGGGTGGTTTTCATGGTGGATTTGTGGCACCCCAACGTGGCAGCGGCCGAACGGCAGGCTCTGGATTTCATCTTTGCTCCAGGACGATGA